The genomic DNA CGGACCAGCCGGGGCGGGGCTGCTCCGTATGCCCTACCGTAAGTGGGCCCCGGCAGACCACATCGGCGCCGTCCTCTGGGTGTCGACCTTCATCGGCATCGGTTACCTGCTCGGCATGGCCGGCATCAAGCTGGACTCGACAGACCGTTACTTCCGGTACGTCGAGTGGGGCATCCTCGCCCTCATTGCCCTCTGGGGCATCCTCGTGTTCCGCACCAGCCACGCCGCGATCATGGCGCGCATCGAGTCCGTCCTCGGCGAGGACGAAAGGGACGCGGATACGGATGCCGGGGAGGGCGGACCAGAGCCCGAGGTCGCGGTGACTGCCGCCAGAGACTGAGGCGAGCCGGCCCTCAGGGAGGGGGCATCAAATACGGCCGCGGCAGTTCCGACTCGCCCATGAGGTATTTGTCGACGAAGTACGCGGTCTCCCGGCCCTCGGCGAGCGCCCAGACCACAAGCGATTGGCCGCGCGCCATGTCGCCGGCCGCGAAGATGCCTGGCACGCTCGTCATGCGGTTGGCGTCCAGCTTGACGTTGCCGCGGCCGTCAAGCTCCACACCGAGGTCCTGCAGCAGGCCGGCGTGCTCCGGATGCAGGAAGCCCATGGCCAGCAGCACCAGGTCTGCATCCACCTCGAACTCGCTGCCCGGGATCGGTGTCATGTTCATGCGGCCGCTCTCGTCGCGCTCCCAGGCGACCCGAACGGCATGGAGCTTCTCGACGTGCCCGTTCGACCCGGAGAAGTGCGTGGTCGAGATGTCATAGTCGCGGATACCGCCCTCGTCGTGGGCCGCCGACGACCGCAGGATCACCGGCCACTGGGGCCAGGGGTTCGTGAAGGCGCGGGTGCGCGGCGGCTCCGAAAGCAGCTCGAACTGGCGCACGATCTCGGCGCCCTGGCGGTGAGCCGTGCCAAGGCAGTCGGCGCCGGTGTCGCCGCCGCCGAGGATCACCACACGCTTGCCTTCGGCGTGGATGCGCTCCTCCGGCGGGATGTACTCGCCGGCGATCACGCGGTTCTGCTGGGTCAGGTACTCCATCGCGAAGTGCACGCCGCGCAGTTCTCTTCCCGGCACGGGCAGGTCGCGAGGCACCGTCGAGCCGCCGGCGAGCACGATGGCGTCGAAGCTCGACTTCAACTCCTCGACCGGGTAGTTCCGGCCGACGTACGTGTTGGTGCGGAAGATCACGCCTTCTTCCGCCATCTGGTCGACGCGTCGCTGCACCACGTGCTTCTCGAGCTTGAAGTCAGGTATCCCGAGGCGGAGGAGGCCGCCGATGTAGCTGTCGCGCTCGAACACTGTCACCGTGTGGCCGGCGCGGTTTAGCTGCTGCGCCGCGGCCAGCCCAGCCGGGCCTGACCCGACAACGGCGACACGTTTTCCGGTCCGCACCGCCGGCGGCTCGGCCTTGATCCAGCCTTCCTTCCAGCCCCGGTCGGCGATGGTCTTCTCGATGTACTCGATTGTTACGGGGTCCTGGTTGATGGAGAGCGTGCAGGAGGCTTCGCAGGGCGCGGGACAGATCCGCCCGGTGAACTCGGGGAAGTTGTTCGTCGCATGCAGGGCGGCGAGGGCGCGGCGCCACTGTCCCCGGTAGACGAAGTCGTTCCACTCCGGGATGAGGTTTCCGAGGGGGCAGCCCCGGTGGCAGAACGGGATGCCGCAGTCCATGCAGCGGCCGCCCTGCTTGCGGGCGTCCTCCTCCGTCCAGTCGAGAAGGAACTCCTGGTAGTCGCGGACCCGCTCCCCCACCGGGCGGCGAGGCAGGGGCTTGCGCGGGGTGTCCTTGAAGCCCGTGGGTTCGCCCATGCTTACCCGGCTACGGCCGCGGCCGCGCGGGCCTCGCGCGCCCTGCGCTCCGCCAACACGCGCTTGTAGTCGCGTGGCATCACTTTCACGAACCGCCGCACCATGTTGTCCCAGTCAGCGAGCACCCGGGCCGCGTTCACGCTGCCCGTCAGTCGGTGGTGGTCCTCGATGAGGCGCCGGACCGCGGCCAGGTCTTCCGGGGCCGCAAGGTCCTCGAGGTCGACCATCTCGGTGTTGCACAGGGCCGGGAAGCGTCCGGCCTCGTCGAGCACGAAGGCCTCGCCGCCGCTCATGCCGGCCGCGAAGTTGCGCCCCGTCGGGCCAAGGACCACGACTCGCCCGCCCGTCATGTACTCGCAGCCGTGGTCGCCCACGCCCTCCACTACGGCCTCGGCGCCACTGTTGCGCACGGCGAAGCGCTCGCCGGCCATGCCGCGAATGAAGGCCTGGCCGCTGGTCGCCCCGTAGAGCACGACGTTGCCGACGATGATGTTCTTCTCCGGCTCGAAGGATGACTCCGGCATGGGCTTTATGATCACCCTGCCGCCGGAGAGGCCCTTGCAGAAGTAGTCGTTCGCGTCACCCTCGACGGTCATGGTGACGCCCTTCGCGAGGAAGGCGGCGAAGCTCTGGCCGGCGGAACCGCGGAAGTTTATGTGGATCGTGTCGTCAGGCAGGCCTTCTTCGCCGTACCGCTTGGAGATCTCGTAGCTGAGCATGGCGCCGACGGCGCGGTTGGAGTTGCGCACCGGCAGGTTGAACTCGACCGGCTTGGCGCGCTCTATAGCCTCGGCGCTGAGCCTGATCAGTTTGTGGTCCAGCGCCCGGTCGATGCCGTGGTCCTGCTCCTGGCACTTATGTGTGGCCACGTTCTCGGGGACGTTCGGCCTGTGAAGGAGCGCCGAGAAATCGAGCCCGCGGGCCTTCCAGTGGTCGATGGCGGCGCGCGTATCGAGCAGGTCCACGCGGCCCACCATCTCGTTCACGGTGCGCAGGCCGAGCTTCGCCATGATCTGCCGCAGCTGCTCGGCCACGAAGAAGAAGTAGTTGATCACGTGTTCGGGCTGTCCGGCGAAGCGCGCCCGCAGCTCTGGGTCCTGCGTGGCGATGCCGACCGAGCAGGTGTTGAGGTGGCACTTGCGCAGGTAGATGCAGCCCATCACGATCAGCGGCGCCGTCGCGAAGCCGAACTCCTCCGCGCCCAAGAGGCAGGCGATGGCGACATCGCGGCCGGTCTTCAGTTGCCCGTCCGTCTGCACGACGATGCGGCCGCGAAGGTCGTTGAGGACCAGCACCTGCTGCGTCTCCGCGACGCCCAGCTCCCAGGGCAGCCCGGCGTTCTTTATCGACGACTCAGGCGAGGCGCCCGTGCCGCCGCTGTCGCCGGAGATCAGCACCACATCGCCGTGACCCTTCGAGACGCCGGCAGCGATGGTGCCGACACCCACCTCCGACACCAGCTTGACGTGGATGCGCGCCTCCGGGTTCGAGTTCTTGAGGTCGTGGATGAGCTGGGCGAGGTCCTCGATGGAGTAGATGTCGTGGTGCGGCGGCGGCGAGATCAGCTCTACGCCGGGGGTCGTGTGGCGCACCCAGCCGATGTACTCGTCCACTTTGTGGCCGGGGAGCTGGCCGCCCTCCCCTGGCTTCGAGCCCTGGGCCATTTTGATTTGCAGGTCGGTGGCGTGGGCCAGATAGTTGGAAGTCACGCCGAAGCGGCCTGACGCCACCTGCTTGATGGCGCTCTGGCGGCTGTCCCCGTTCGGGTCCGGCCGGAAGCGGTTGTAGTCCTCGCCGCCCTCGCCAGTGTTGCTCCGGCCGCCGATGCGGTTCATCGCGATGGCCAGCGTCTCGTGCGCTTCGCGGCTGATCGAGCCCAGGGAGATAGCGCCCGTCGCGAAGCGCTTCACGATCTCCTTCGCCGGCTCCACCTCCTCGATCGGGATGGCGCGAGACTCATCGAACTTGAAGTCGAGCAGGCCGCGGATCGTGCAGAGGCGCCGGTTCTCGTTGTCGATGAGGTCGGTGAACTCCTGGAAAGTCCTGAAGTCGTTCGCCTTCGTCGCGTACTGGAGTTTGGCGATGGTGTCCGGGTTGTACATGTGGTACTCGCCGTCGCGGCGCCATTGGATGTAACCGCCCTCGCGAAGGTCCGCGTTACCGGCTATCTTTCGCTTCGGGTAGGCGTACTCGTGCCGGGCGACCGCCTCCCGCTCCAGCTCCTCGATGCCGATGCCGCCGATGCGTGATGGCGTCCAGGCGAAGTACTCATCGATGAAGTCCTGCCGCAGGCCTATCGCCTCGAAGATCTGCGCGCCCCTGTAGCTCTGCAGGGTGGAGATCCCCATCTTGGACATGATCTTCAGCACGCCCTTGTGGCAGGCCTTGATGAAGTTCTTCTCCGCCGTCTTGTAGTCGACCTTCTTCAGGAGAATGTCCTGGCGGATCATGTCCGCGAGCGTCTCGAAAGCGAGGTAGGGGTTGACTGCGCCGGCGCCGTAGCCGATGAGCAGCGCGAAGTGGTGTACGTCGCGCGGCTCCCCGGATTCGACGATCAGGCCGACACGCGTGCGCGTCCCCTCCCGGATCAGGTGGTGGTGCACGCCCGAGGTCGCGAGCAGGCTCGGTATCGGGGCGTGGTCACGGTCGACGCCGCGGTCGGACAGGATGATGAGCGTGTAGCCCTCGGCGATCGCCCTGGAGGCCTCGGCCCGGACGCGGTCCATGGCCTCCTTCATCGCTCCCGGCCCCTTCGCCGGCTCGAACAGCGTCGAGATCGTCGTCGCGCGGAGGTTGCCGTTGTTGATGTGGCGGATCTTCTCCAGCTCGCGGTTGGTCAGGAAAGGCTCCCTGAGCTTGAGCTGGTGGCAGTGCAGGGGCGTCTCTTCGAACAGGTTCTGCTCCGAGCCCACGAAGGTCTCGAGTGACGTCACGAGCTCCTCGCGGATGGCGTCCAGGGGCGGATTGGAGACCTGGGCGAAGAGCTGGCGGAAGTAGCCAAAGAGCAGCGGGTTCGTGTCGGAGAGGACGGCCAGTGGCGCGTCGTTCCCCATGGAACCGACGGGGTCCTGGCCGTTGACGGCCATCGGCTCCATGAGCATGCGCAGGTCTTCCATCGTGTACCCGAACGCCTTCTGACGTTCGAGCACGGTCTCGTGGTCCGGCTCGTGGACGAAAGGCGGCTCTGGAAGGTCCTCGAGGAGCACGCGGTTCTGCCGCAGCCACTCGCCGTAAGGGCGGCGCGTCGCGAGGTCGCGCTTTATCTCCTCGTCCTCGATCAGGCGGCCCTGCTTTGTGTCCAGCAGGAACATGCGGCCGGGCTGGATCCGCCGCTTGAAGCGCACCTTCTCCGGCGGCACGTCGAGCACGCCCGTCTCGGAAGCCATGACCAGGAGGTCGTCCGTGGTCACGAGGTAACGGCAGGGGCGGAGCCCGTTGCGGTCGAGGATGGCGCAGACCTGCGTCCCGTCCGTGCC from Dehalococcoidia bacterium includes the following:
- a CDS encoding glutamate synthase subunit beta, with amino-acid sequence MGEPTGFKDTPRKPLPRRPVGERVRDYQEFLLDWTEEDARKQGGRCMDCGIPFCHRGCPLGNLIPEWNDFVYRGQWRRALAALHATNNFPEFTGRICPAPCEASCTLSINQDPVTIEYIEKTIADRGWKEGWIKAEPPAVRTGKRVAVVGSGPAGLAAAQQLNRAGHTVTVFERDSYIGGLLRLGIPDFKLEKHVVQRRVDQMAEEGVIFRTNTYVGRNYPVEELKSSFDAIVLAGGSTVPRDLPVPGRELRGVHFAMEYLTQQNRVIAGEYIPPEERIHAEGKRVVILGGGDTGADCLGTAHRQGAEIVRQFELLSEPPRTRAFTNPWPQWPVILRSSAAHDEGGIRDYDISTTHFSGSNGHVEKLHAVRVAWERDESGRMNMTPIPGSEFEVDADLVLLAMGFLHPEHAGLLQDLGVELDGRGNVKLDANRMTSVPGIFAAGDMARGQSLVVWALAEGRETAYFVDKYLMGESELPRPYLMPPP
- the gltB gene encoding glutamate synthase large subunit; the protein is MAKTKSRQRYIPRLEKQGLYDPAFEHDACGVGLVASVKGEKSHKIIEQGLEVLINLGHRGACGADPKTGDGAGIMIQMPHEFFREECSRLDIDIPHAGEYGVGMTFLPQHAGERRRCENIIREIAEAEGLQFLGWRDVPVNPDAIGVMARHVMPVIRQFFVRWPAHVPNDERRFELKLYVVRKLIEKAIADSDMQEKADFYICSLSSRTLVYKGLLIADQIAPFYHDLSHGSMVSAFALVHSRFSTNTLGSWKLAHPYRYVVHNGEINTLRGNINWMVARSAMFSSEELGADVEKLLPIIPPGGPAVQSDTASFDNALELLLATGRSLPHSMLMLIPEAWGDHIPMDPPEKRDFYEYHACLMEPWDGPALIVGTDGTQVCAILDRNGLRPCRYLVTTDDLLVMASETGVLDVPPEKVRFKRRIQPGRMFLLDTKQGRLIEDEEIKRDLATRRPYGEWLRQNRVLLEDLPEPPFVHEPDHETVLERQKAFGYTMEDLRMLMEPMAVNGQDPVGSMGNDAPLAVLSDTNPLLFGYFRQLFAQVSNPPLDAIREELVTSLETFVGSEQNLFEETPLHCHQLKLREPFLTNRELEKIRHINNGNLRATTISTLFEPAKGPGAMKEAMDRVRAEASRAIAEGYTLIILSDRGVDRDHAPIPSLLATSGVHHHLIREGTRTRVGLIVESGEPRDVHHFALLIGYGAGAVNPYLAFETLADMIRQDILLKKVDYKTAEKNFIKACHKGVLKIMSKMGISTLQSYRGAQIFEAIGLRQDFIDEYFAWTPSRIGGIGIEELEREAVARHEYAYPKRKIAGNADLREGGYIQWRRDGEYHMYNPDTIAKLQYATKANDFRTFQEFTDLIDNENRRLCTIRGLLDFKFDESRAIPIEEVEPAKEIVKRFATGAISLGSISREAHETLAIAMNRIGGRSNTGEGGEDYNRFRPDPNGDSRQSAIKQVASGRFGVTSNYLAHATDLQIKMAQGSKPGEGGQLPGHKVDEYIGWVRHTTPGVELISPPPHHDIYSIEDLAQLIHDLKNSNPEARIHVKLVSEVGVGTIAAGVSKGHGDVVLISGDSGGTGASPESSIKNAGLPWELGVAETQQVLVLNDLRGRIVVQTDGQLKTGRDVAIACLLGAEEFGFATAPLIVMGCIYLRKCHLNTCSVGIATQDPELRARFAGQPEHVINYFFFVAEQLRQIMAKLGLRTVNEMVGRVDLLDTRAAIDHWKARGLDFSALLHRPNVPENVATHKCQEQDHGIDRALDHKLIRLSAEAIERAKPVEFNLPVRNSNRAVGAMLSYEISKRYGEEGLPDDTIHINFRGSAGQSFAAFLAKGVTMTVEGDANDYFCKGLSGGRVIIKPMPESSFEPEKNIIVGNVVLYGATSGQAFIRGMAGERFAVRNSGAEAVVEGVGDHGCEYMTGGRVVVLGPTGRNFAAGMSGGEAFVLDEAGRFPALCNTEMVDLEDLAAPEDLAAVRRLIEDHHRLTGSVNAARVLADWDNMVRRFVKVMPRDYKRVLAERRAREARAAAAVAG